A region from the Panicum hallii strain FIL2 chromosome 1, PHallii_v3.1, whole genome shotgun sequence genome encodes:
- the LOC112876993 gene encoding putative kinase-like protein TMKL1: MEMAGAAEADTPSQEPVRKGRSNTILLPIVGILLAYLLYRFLRPRLRRLRLDRYVPSGARLPGWLRRRAPSGGAVLPYFAPIADRLGALPYLGPFAERLGVGPQGGYGYGYGHGGGGAQALVKFPGGEALSVAAILEAPGEVVAKSAHSTLYRAAMRSGEAAVLLRFVRPACAVGADEAYAAAGRIGAVSHPNLVPLRAVYVGPRGEKLLVHPFYAAGSLHRFLQEGIAESQRWSIVCNLSLGIARGLDHLHTGLEKPMVHGNLKTSNILLDASNECRISDYGLYLLLNPTAAQEMLEASAAQGYKAPELIKMRDATRESDIYSLGVVLLEMLAQKEHADDGRPNPRDILLPASFKNLVLERKISEAFSSDLARHCRRSGKERNLNAYFELATACCSPSPSLRPNTKHVLKRLEEIAR, translated from the exons ATGGAGATGGCGGGGGCGGCCGAGGCGGACACGCCGTCGCAGGAGCCGGTGCGCAAGGGCCGGAGCAACACCATCCTGCTTCCCATCGTCGGCATCCTGCTCGCCTACCTGCTCTACCGcttcctccgcccgcgcctccgccgcctgcgCCTCGACCGCTACGTCCCGTCGGGCGCCCGCCTGCCGGGCTggctgcgccgccgcgcgcccagCGGGGGCGCCGTGCTGCCCTACTTCGCGCCCATCGCCGACCGCCTCGGCGCGCTGCCGTACCTCGGCCCCTTCGCCGAGCGCCTCGGCGTGGGCCCGCAGGGCGGGTACGGCTACGGCtacggccacggcggcggcggggcgcaggcgcTCGTCAAGTTCCCCGGCGGGGAGGCGCTGTCGGTGGCGGCCATCCTCGAGGCGCCAGGGGAGGTGGTGGCCAAGTCCGCGCACAGCACGCTGTACCGCGCCGCGATGCGCTCCGGGGAGGCCGCCGTGCTGCTCCGGTTCGTGCGCCCCGCGTGCGCCGTCGGGGCAGACGAGGCCTACGCCGCCGCGGGGCGGATTGGCGCCGTCAGCCACCCGAACCTCGTGCCGCTCCGCGCGGTGTACGTCGGGCCCAGGGGCGAGAAGCTGCTCGTGCACCCGTTCTACGCCGCCGGCTCGCTCCACCGCTTCCTGCAAG AGGGGATCGCTGAGTCACAGAGATGGAGCATAGTTTGCAATCTCTCTCTCGGCATTGCCAGGGGCCTGGATCACCTCCACACGGGCTTGGAGAAGCCGATGGTTCATGGCAACCTCAAGACGAGCAACATCCTTCTCGACGCCAGCAACGAGTGCAGGATATCGGACTACGGCCTCTACCTACTTCTGAACCCGACCGCCGCGCAGGAGATGCTGGAAGCATCCGCGGCGCAGGGGTACAAGGCGCCCGAGCTGATCAAGATGCGGGACGCCACGAGGGAGAGCGACATCTACAGCCTGGGGGTCGTCCTGCTGGAGATGCTCGCCCAGAAGGAGCACGCCGACGACGGGCGGCCGAACCCGCGGGACATCCTCCTGCCGGCCTCCTTCAAGAACCTGGTCCTCGAGAGGAAGATCTCCGAGGCCTTCAGCTCCGACCTCGCCAGGCACTGCAGGAGGTCGGGGAAGGAGAGGAACCTGAACGCCTACTTCGAGCTGGCCACCGCCTGCTGCAGCCCGTCTCCGTCGCTGAGACCCAACACGAAGCATGTGCTCAAGAGGCTCGAGGAGATCGCGAGATGA
- the LOC112873419 gene encoding uncharacterized protein LOC112873419, with translation MAGATPSPTQTSHVSGRAMAIPAGLVPAAVLLAAAVGLLALLPSLAQAVWEVPHLALLGLVISYGVFTQRNADAGGDGSAAKEGSLAWNARYHPDGPLVVVADHAAPSGGGGGGQRGARERPLSLPVRRLKTAPSSAKQSETDGDAGDAFGEETDSCASSSGFWAGARAVPSPPSVLDADMGLSPCSQPQSPRPFFIHSANTSHGLNAATPSTMSRGFAPGYRPSVPHDQPCSDDGEGSDWDDEDADGSDEMTVSSERSVRGDFAAACANDHSEGDTSVDEELLELAAKAGPDGEEEVDRKADEFIAKFREQIRLQRH, from the coding sequence ATGGCCGGCGCAACCCCAAGCCCCACGCAAACCAGCCATGTCTCGGGGAGGGCCATGGCGATCCCTGCCGGCCTGGTGCCCGCGGCCGTGCTGCTCGCGGCCGCCGTTGGGCTCCTCGCGCTGCTGCCTTCGCTGGCCCAGGCGGTGTGGGAGGTGCCCCACCTCGCCCTCCTCGGCCTCGTCATCTCCTACGGCGTCTTCACCCAGAGGAacgccgacgccggcggcgatggcagcgCCGCCAAGGAGGGCTCGCTGGCGTGGAACGCGCGGTACCACCCCGACGGCCCCCTCGTCGTGGTCGCGGATCACGCggcgccgagcggcggcggcggcggcggccagcgaGGCGCGCGGGAGAGGCCGCTTTCCTTGCCGGTACGGAGGCTGAAGACCGCGCCGTCTTCGGCTAAGCAGTCAGAAACCGATGGCGATGCCGGTGATGCCTTCGGTGAAGAGACGGATAGCTGCGCGTCGTCGTCGGGGTTCTGGGCCGGCGCACGCGCCGTCCCTTCGCCGCCCTCTGTTCTCGACGCCGACATGGGTCTGTCTCCGTGCTCACAGCCACAGTCGCCACGGCCCTTCTTTATCCACAGCGCCAACACGTCCCACGGGCTCAACGCCGCGACGCCGTCCACCATGTCGAGGGGCTTCGCCCCGGGCTACCGTCCTTCTGTGCCCCACGACCAGCCGTGTAGCGACGACGGCGAGGGCAGCGACTGGGACGACGAGGACGCCGACGGGTCGGACGAGATGACCGTGTCTTCAGAGAGATCGGTCCGCGGCGACTTCGCCGCTGCCTGCGCTAATGATCACAGCGAAGGCGACACGTCTGTGGACGAAGAGCTTCTGGAGCTGGCGGCGAAGGCGGGGCCGGacggggaggaggaggtggacaGGAAGGCCGACGAGTTCATCGCCAAGTTCAGGGAGCAGATCAGGCTGCAGAGACACTAG